A single genomic interval of Sceloporus undulatus isolate JIND9_A2432 ecotype Alabama chromosome 2, SceUnd_v1.1, whole genome shotgun sequence harbors:
- the LOC121922185 gene encoding V-type proton ATPase subunit S1-like protein isoform X3 has product MHREGFSVSGDQLFGRMERSFFSFSDQDLLQRNGRRYDGSVKPKLNLQQVAITQVLNYNISTKANLERESVIHSHYSPLNVTVNGSPCILFWARRIMIKFQNHTQLDLTDRTFGIHATVDVADSNCSEENAMLSLNFGDIDNLKGFIIRFLLTNSYYKLSIQNWFTLHRIQLVYNHSVQATFNATRIHAPAIYSYHCEHVSSLQRYDALLTPSSATDAAKLWEVTFIDFQIQGFNIEDGQFAYAKDCASLFPPAILMGLVMSLILLLVLAYALHMLIHLKSLDRHYECKASPAYFPQMKDIDTVDEKEPLRNNGMEVYELRSQQYSKIYI; this is encoded by the exons tttcttttccttctctgacCAAGACCTGCTCCAAAGAAATG GCCGACGTTATGATGGCAGTGTGAAGCCAAAGCTTAATTTACAACAAGTAGCAATAACACAG GTTTTGAATTACAACATAAGTACCAAGGCGAATTTGGAGAGAGAGTCAGTCATCCACAGCCACTACAGCCCTCTCAATGTCACGGTTAATGGAAGCCCCTGTATTTTATTTTGGGCCAGAAGAATCATGATTAAGTTTCAGAATCACACTCAGCTGGACTTAACAGACAGGACATTTGGTATTCATGCAACTGTGGATGTTGCTGATTCAAACTGCAGTGAAGAAAATGCAAT GCTTTCACTTAATTTTGGTGACATCGACAATTTGAAGGGATTTATTATCAG aTTCTTACTGACAAACAGTTATTACAAGCTGTCTATTCAGAATTGGTTCACCTTGCACCGAATCCAGCTTGTTTACAACCACTCTGTACAAGCCACTTTCAACGCAACACGAATCCATGCTCCAGCCATTTACTCCTATCACTGTGAACATGTTAGCAGCTTGCAGAGATATGATGCACTCCTGACACCCAGCTCTGCCACTGATGCAGCCAAGCTCTGGGAAGTTACTTTTATTGACTTTCAG ATTCAAGGATTTAACATTGAAGATGGGCAGTTTGCTTATGCGAAAGACTGTGCCTCTCTCTTCCCACCTGCAATCCTGATGGGCTTGGTGATGTCTCTGATCTTGCTTCTTGTCTTGGCCTATGCTCTCCATATGCTGATACACTTGAAGTCTCTTGATAGACATTATGAATGCAAAGCTTCTCCTGCTTATTTCCCACAGATGAAAGATATTGATACAGTGGATGAAAAGGAACCCCTGAGAAATAATGGAATGGAAGTCTATGAACTTAGAAGCCAACAGTATTCTAAAATTTATATTTAG
- the LOC121922185 gene encoding V-type proton ATPase subunit S1-like protein isoform X2 — MLVVEDRIQGFSVSGDQLFGRMERSFFSFSDQDLLQRNGRRYDGSVKPKLNLQQVAITQVLNYNISTKANLERESVIHSHYSPLNVTVNGSPCILFWARRIMIKFQNHTQLDLTDRTFGIHATVDVADSNCSEENAMLSLNFGDIDNLKGFIIRFLLTNSYYKLSIQNWFTLHRIQLVYNHSVQATFNATRIHAPAIYSYHCEHVSSLQRYDALLTPSSATDAAKLWEVTFIDFQIQGFNIEDGQFAYAKDCASLFPPAILMGLVMSLILLLVLAYALHMLIHLKSLDRHYECKASPAYFPQMKDIDTVDEKEPLRNNGMEVYELRSQQYSKIYI, encoded by the exons tttcttttccttctctgacCAAGACCTGCTCCAAAGAAATG GCCGACGTTATGATGGCAGTGTGAAGCCAAAGCTTAATTTACAACAAGTAGCAATAACACAG GTTTTGAATTACAACATAAGTACCAAGGCGAATTTGGAGAGAGAGTCAGTCATCCACAGCCACTACAGCCCTCTCAATGTCACGGTTAATGGAAGCCCCTGTATTTTATTTTGGGCCAGAAGAATCATGATTAAGTTTCAGAATCACACTCAGCTGGACTTAACAGACAGGACATTTGGTATTCATGCAACTGTGGATGTTGCTGATTCAAACTGCAGTGAAGAAAATGCAAT GCTTTCACTTAATTTTGGTGACATCGACAATTTGAAGGGATTTATTATCAG aTTCTTACTGACAAACAGTTATTACAAGCTGTCTATTCAGAATTGGTTCACCTTGCACCGAATCCAGCTTGTTTACAACCACTCTGTACAAGCCACTTTCAACGCAACACGAATCCATGCTCCAGCCATTTACTCCTATCACTGTGAACATGTTAGCAGCTTGCAGAGATATGATGCACTCCTGACACCCAGCTCTGCCACTGATGCAGCCAAGCTCTGGGAAGTTACTTTTATTGACTTTCAG ATTCAAGGATTTAACATTGAAGATGGGCAGTTTGCTTATGCGAAAGACTGTGCCTCTCTCTTCCCACCTGCAATCCTGATGGGCTTGGTGATGTCTCTGATCTTGCTTCTTGTCTTGGCCTATGCTCTCCATATGCTGATACACTTGAAGTCTCTTGATAGACATTATGAATGCAAAGCTTCTCCTGCTTATTTCCCACAGATGAAAGATATTGATACAGTGGATGAAAAGGAACCCCTGAGAAATAATGGAATGGAAGTCTATGAACTTAGAAGCCAACAGTATTCTAAAATTTATATTTAG
- the LOC121922185 gene encoding V-type proton ATPase subunit S1-like protein isoform X1: MESNIPIKLLLLFLFVGFSVSGDQLFGRMERSFFSFSDQDLLQRNGRRYDGSVKPKLNLQQVAITQVLNYNISTKANLERESVIHSHYSPLNVTVNGSPCILFWARRIMIKFQNHTQLDLTDRTFGIHATVDVADSNCSEENAMLSLNFGDIDNLKGFIIRFLLTNSYYKLSIQNWFTLHRIQLVYNHSVQATFNATRIHAPAIYSYHCEHVSSLQRYDALLTPSSATDAAKLWEVTFIDFQIQGFNIEDGQFAYAKDCASLFPPAILMGLVMSLILLLVLAYALHMLIHLKSLDRHYECKASPAYFPQMKDIDTVDEKEPLRNNGMEVYELRSQQYSKIYI, encoded by the exons tttcttttccttctctgacCAAGACCTGCTCCAAAGAAATG GCCGACGTTATGATGGCAGTGTGAAGCCAAAGCTTAATTTACAACAAGTAGCAATAACACAG GTTTTGAATTACAACATAAGTACCAAGGCGAATTTGGAGAGAGAGTCAGTCATCCACAGCCACTACAGCCCTCTCAATGTCACGGTTAATGGAAGCCCCTGTATTTTATTTTGGGCCAGAAGAATCATGATTAAGTTTCAGAATCACACTCAGCTGGACTTAACAGACAGGACATTTGGTATTCATGCAACTGTGGATGTTGCTGATTCAAACTGCAGTGAAGAAAATGCAAT GCTTTCACTTAATTTTGGTGACATCGACAATTTGAAGGGATTTATTATCAG aTTCTTACTGACAAACAGTTATTACAAGCTGTCTATTCAGAATTGGTTCACCTTGCACCGAATCCAGCTTGTTTACAACCACTCTGTACAAGCCACTTTCAACGCAACACGAATCCATGCTCCAGCCATTTACTCCTATCACTGTGAACATGTTAGCAGCTTGCAGAGATATGATGCACTCCTGACACCCAGCTCTGCCACTGATGCAGCCAAGCTCTGGGAAGTTACTTTTATTGACTTTCAG ATTCAAGGATTTAACATTGAAGATGGGCAGTTTGCTTATGCGAAAGACTGTGCCTCTCTCTTCCCACCTGCAATCCTGATGGGCTTGGTGATGTCTCTGATCTTGCTTCTTGTCTTGGCCTATGCTCTCCATATGCTGATACACTTGAAGTCTCTTGATAGACATTATGAATGCAAAGCTTCTCCTGCTTATTTCCCACAGATGAAAGATATTGATACAGTGGATGAAAAGGAACCCCTGAGAAATAATGGAATGGAAGTCTATGAACTTAGAAGCCAACAGTATTCTAAAATTTATATTTAG